From the Hyphomicrobium sp. ghe19 genome, one window contains:
- a CDS encoding ChaB family protein: MPYLSNADLPPSVQSNLPPRAQDIYRAAFNNAYENRADNPVEEADAHNIAWAAVERFYVKEGGEWVERGVLG; encoded by the coding sequence ATGCCATATCTCTCTAACGCAGACCTTCCCCCTTCCGTTCAGAGCAACCTTCCTCCGCGTGCGCAAGATATCTACCGGGCTGCCTTCAACAACGCTTACGAAAATCGCGCCGATAATCCGGTCGAGGAAGCAGACGCGCACAATATCGCCTGGGCCGCGGTTGAGCGTTTTTACGTCAAGGAAGGCGGAGAATGGGTTGAGCGCGGTGTGCTGGGCTAA
- a CDS encoding MFS transporter, with amino-acid sequence MTSQGAFSPVRASSRLWPLLSLNFFMADFQAGIGPFLGVYLLAHGWQSGLVGTVMTIGGVAGMLMGVPAGALIDQTRRKRFWVIVAGVCTIAASAIILLSQEFWLVAGSQIATGASGAVIIPAVTGITLGMVHQKGFVRQNGLNQAFNHAGNMVGAGLSGLLGWKFGFPAVFALAAVFGAFSIASVLMIPPKAIDHAAARGLKEDDADAKASGFRVLVESKPLLVLAVALAAFHLGNAAMLPLYGMAVVSNAQSNGPWFVALTVVVAQGTMIIASLIAMRMAEREGYWLVLFISFIALPIRGLIASQLMVPWGVYPVQLLDGVGAGLQSVAVPGLVARILNGTGRINAGQGAIATMQGLGAALSPALGGWIAQLFGYGVAFVVLGCFAIISIAVWLGFRGLLKAGCSGSWLENASLAAAQEVRGVEPKDAKR; translated from the coding sequence ATGACTTCACAAGGCGCTTTTTCTCCGGTCCGGGCATCTTCAAGACTGTGGCCGTTGCTGAGCCTCAATTTCTTCATGGCCGATTTTCAGGCCGGGATTGGGCCGTTCCTCGGTGTGTATCTGCTCGCCCATGGCTGGCAGAGCGGGCTGGTCGGTACGGTCATGACGATCGGCGGCGTTGCGGGAATGTTGATGGGTGTTCCTGCGGGCGCCCTCATCGATCAGACGCGCCGCAAGCGGTTTTGGGTGATCGTCGCGGGCGTGTGTACGATCGCCGCGTCAGCGATCATCCTGCTGTCGCAAGAGTTCTGGCTCGTCGCCGGATCGCAGATCGCAACGGGTGCTTCGGGCGCCGTGATCATTCCTGCGGTGACCGGCATCACGCTCGGCATGGTCCATCAGAAAGGCTTCGTGCGGCAGAACGGCCTCAATCAGGCGTTCAATCACGCGGGCAACATGGTCGGAGCTGGGCTCTCGGGGTTGCTCGGGTGGAAGTTTGGATTTCCAGCGGTCTTTGCGCTTGCGGCCGTGTTCGGCGCGTTTTCCATCGCATCCGTGCTGATGATCCCGCCAAAGGCAATCGATCATGCAGCCGCGCGCGGCTTAAAGGAGGATGATGCAGACGCCAAAGCCAGCGGCTTCCGAGTTCTCGTAGAAAGCAAACCGCTGCTGGTCTTGGCGGTGGCGCTCGCCGCTTTTCACCTCGGCAACGCGGCCATGCTGCCACTTTACGGCATGGCGGTTGTTTCGAATGCGCAGAGCAATGGACCCTGGTTCGTCGCCCTGACGGTCGTCGTTGCGCAAGGGACGATGATCATAGCGTCGCTGATTGCGATGCGGATGGCGGAGCGAGAGGGTTACTGGCTCGTTCTTTTCATCTCGTTCATCGCGCTGCCGATCCGTGGATTGATCGCCTCGCAGCTTATGGTGCCGTGGGGCGTTTATCCGGTGCAGTTGCTCGATGGCGTTGGAGCCGGTCTCCAGAGCGTGGCCGTTCCGGGACTGGTCGCGCGCATTCTAAACGGAACGGGACGCATCAATGCCGGCCAAGGGGCTATTGCAACAATGCAAGGGCTCGGAGCGGCGTTGAGTCCGGCACTCGGCGGATGGATCGCGCAACTTTTCGGATACGGGGTCGCCTTCGTGGTGCTCGGCTGTTTTGCAATCATTTCAATAGCGGTCTGGCTTGGCTTCAGAGGATTGTTGAAGGCGGGTTGCTCGG